The Pogona vitticeps strain Pit_001003342236 chromosome 6, PviZW2.1, whole genome shotgun sequence genome contains a region encoding:
- the LOC110091072 gene encoding olfactory receptor 10C1-like — translation MKEKTRSTKDVKYVTGNMSRQGNATVFSGFVLVGFAETQQFRLVIFVVLLCLYMATLMTNMMIILIVKSDPVLSTPMYFFLMHLACLEACYMSIIIPKLLEILLMKTTIISFQGCAIQMFLFLFFGVAECFFLAAMAFDRYVAICHPLRYTIIMSRNVCWTMVTGSYTCGTIVGLVHTTVTFRMPFCGMTVNHFFCEIQPLLELVCGNTFLNEVQVIGVALMAIMLPFLLIILSYIGIIFTITKMPTLDRRYKAFSTCSSHLIVVVLFYGTASSMYLKPKSSYSPPVDKVLSFSYTVITPLLNPVIYSLRNKEIQGALRTLWKKMALQKL, via the coding sequence ATGAAGGAGAAGACTAGATCGACTAAGGATGTGAAATATGTTACTGGCAACATGAGTAGGCAAGGAAATGCCACCGTTTTCTCTGGATTTGTACTGGTAGGATTTGCAGAGACTCAACAGTTTCGTCTTGTGATCTTTGTCGTGTTGCTCTGTCTCTATATGGCCACCTTAATGACAAACATGATGATTATTCTGATAGTAAAATCTGACCCTGTCCTGAGCACCCCAATGTATTTCTTCCTGATGCACCTAGCCTGCTTAGAGGCTTGCTATATGTCAATCATCATACCCAAGCTGTTGGAGATTTTGTTAATGAAGACTACCATTATTTCTTTCCAGGGATGTGCCATACAaatgtttcttttcctgttttttggAGTTGCTGAATGTTTTTTTCTAGCTGCCATGGCCTTTGACAGGTATGTTGCAATATGTCACCCGCTGCGCTACACGATCATCATGAGCAGGAATGTTTGTTGGACGATGGTGACTGGCTCATACACATGTGGGACTATTGTTGGGCTGGTCCACACCACTGTCACATTCCGTATGCCATTTTGTGGCATGACAGTCAATCATTTCTTCTGTGAGATACAGCCCCTTTTGGAATTGGTTTGTGGAAACACGTTCTTAAATGAAGTCCAAGTAATTGGAGTGGCCCTGATGGCTATCATGCTACCATTCCTACTGATCATCTTATCTTACATTGGCATTATCTTCACTATCACAAAAATGCCAACCTTGGATAGAAGATATAAAGCCTTCTCCACATGCTCCTCACATCTAATagttgttgttctcttctatggCACAGCTAGTTCCATGTATTTGAAACCCAAATCCAGCTACTCTCCACCAGTTGACAAGGTTCTATCATTTTCTTACACGGTTATCACCCCTTTGTTAAATCCAGTTATCTATAGTCTACGGAACAAAGAAATCCAGGGAGCCCTGAGAACATTGTGGAAAAAAATGGCTTTGCAGAAACTGTAA
- the LOC144583844 gene encoding vomeronasal type-2 receptor 26-like has protein sequence MNCHCLRQHIHWPSLRSRAGELVLAQGPVSVALPQISGSHGVAYTCVVSRGLPLLVESSTPAKVVGGGHWKAFGSLDVLDSVPQNWPTGLLLLLTENYLHILALAFAVNEINQNPRLLPNITLGFNIYDNYLHAWWASRVTVELISSRNRCVPNYKCDSQDHLLAVIEELISTLSDETENLFRIYKIPQLRYGSSAVDTKDARFLPIYQMVPNGRIQFRGIIQLLHHFKWKWIAFLAADEEILEWFLRVMLPEFLDNGICLELFFSFYYDVVSSNYAVRAMQIYNKAMNFKANVTVAYGSASSIMLLRRFLSQGIGHAMQKSSGCVWILTVGMELKFFTSRKFGDEQAFHGALSFAVHSTEIQGFAEFIQSRHPSRTNGDGFMKEFWREAFGCTFQDSVVGNVGGDVCTEEEKLENLPEHVFPKTVTSHSYSIYNAVYAVAHALHAMYSSTSKSNARMKGGRRELHTLQSWQLHHFLPSVSFNNSAGEKVFFNQDWEAVTGFDIINWVSFPNQSFFGVKVGRTASPNSPDETLIINEDLIVWHSSFNQVQPSSVCSAKCQAGYRKKRKEGEMFCCYDCIQCPKGWVSGEEDMAYCARCPDDHYPNKDQNSCVPKRITFLSYEEPLGITLAIFALSLVLITSLVLGIFMKYHNTPIVKANNQDLTYTLLISLLLCFLCTFLFIGRPETATCILQRMTSDIIFTVTVSTLLAKTITVVLAFKAMQPGSRIKKWVGKKLASFIILACSTLQVTICLVWLVTSPPFPDTDIHSLPEEIILWCNASSFQIFYSELSFTGLIAFISFTVAFFARKLPDDFNESTLITFSIGVLCIIWMCFVPVYLTAKGKHIVEFEVFFFIASNAGLLGCFFFPKCYIILLKPELNSREQLRRRIKH, from the exons ATGAACTGTCATTGTTTACGACAGCATATACATTGGCCTTCTTTACGGTCTCGAGCTGGAGAGCTTGTTCTAGCTCAAGGACCTGTTAGTGTGGCCCTACCCCAGATTTCAGGGAGTCATGGAGTGGCGTACACCTGTGTGGTCTCCAGAGGACTTCCACTTCTGGTGGAATCCTCAACACCTGCTAAAGTGGTTGGTGGTGGGCATTGGAAGGCATTTGGGTCTCTAGATGTATTGGATTCAGTTCCCCAAAATTGGCCCACAGGACTGTTGCT ATTGTTGACTGAAAACTACCTGCACATTCTAGCTTTGGCATTTGCTGTAAACGAAATCAACCAAAACCCTCGCTTGTTACCCAATATTACTCTGGGATTCAATATTTATGACAACTATCTTCATGCATGGTGGGCTAGTCGTGTCACTGTTGAGCTTATTTCTTCAAGGAACAGGTGCGTTCCCAACTACAAGTGCGATAGCCAGGACCATCTATTGGCAGTCATTGAAGAACTGATCTCTACCTTATCTGATGAGACGGAAAACCTTTTTAGAATCTACAAGATCCCACAG CTCAGATATGGCTCTTCTGCTGTCGATACAAAAGATGCCAGATTTCTGCCCATCTATCAGATGGTTCCTAATGGAAGGATTCAATTCAGAGGAATTATCCAGTTGCTTCATCATTTCAAGTGGAAATGGATTGCGTTTTTGGCTGCAGATGAGGAGATATTAGAATGGTTCCTACGTGTAATGCTTCCTGAATTTTTGGACAATGGCATCTGTTTGGAATTGTTCTTTAGTTTCTATTACGATGTTGTCAGTTCAAATTATGCTGTAAGGGCTATGCAGATTTACAATAAAGCCATGAACTTTAAAGCCAATGTCACAGTTGCCTATGGAAGTGCAAGTTCTATAATGCTTTTGAGACGGTTCCTAAGTCAAGGCATTGGACATGCCATGCAAAAGTCAAGTGGCTGTGTTTGGATTCTGACAGTTGGTATGGAATTGAAATTCTTTACCAGTAGGAAGTTTGGGGATGAACAAGCTTTCCATGGTGCTCTATCCTTTGCAGTTCATTCTACTGAAATTCAAGGATTTGCGGAATTCATTCAGAGCAGACATCCTTCCAGAACAAATGGAGATGGTTTTATGAAGGAGTTTTGGAGAGAGGCATTTGGCTGTACCTTCCAGGATTCTGTTGTGGGCAATGTGGGTGGGGATGTCTGTACTGAAGAGGAGAAACTAGAGAATCTCCCTGAGCATGTATTCCCAAAGACTGTAACTAGCCACAGCTACAGCATCTACAACGCAGTTTATGCTGTGGCTCATGCTTTGCATGCCATGTATTCATCCACCTCCAAAAGTAATGCAAGGATGAAAGGTGGAAGAAGAGAGCTTCACACTCTGCAGTCCTGGCAG CTccatcattttcttccatctgtgTCATTTAATAACAGCGCCGGGGAAAAAGTTTTCTTCAATCAGGATTGGGAGGCAGTTACAGGATTTGACATTATAAATTGGGTCTCCTTTCCTAATCAATCTTTCTTTGGAGTGAAAGTCGGAAGAACAGCGTCTCCAAATTCTCCAGATGAAACATTAATCATTAATGAAGATCTCATTGTATGGCACAGCTCGTTTAATCAG GTACAGCCATCTTCAGTCTGCAGTGCCAAATGTCAAGCTGGttataggaagaagaggaaagagggagagatgttTTGCTGCTATGATTGCATTCAGTGTCCCAAAGGATGGGTGTCTGGTGAGGAAG ACATGGCTTACTGTGCTAGATGTCCAGATGACCATTATCCAAATAAGGACCAGAACTCCTGTGTTCCCAAGAGAATAACTTTCTTATCTTATGAGGAACCTCTGGGCATCACTTTAGCTATTTTTGCACTTTCATTGGTGCTGATAACATCTCTGGTCCTAGGAATATTTATGAAGTACCACAACACTCCCATCGTTAAAGCCAACAACCAAGACCTTACCTACACTCTTctcatctctctcctcctttgcttCCTTTGTACATTTCTGTTCATTGGCCGACCTGAGACAGCGACATGTATCCTCCAACGTATGACCTCTGATATTATCTTCACTGTCACTGTTTCTACATTGTTGGCAAAAACTATTACAGTTGTCCTAGCTTTCAAGGCTATGCAGCCAGGATCAAGGATCAAAAAGTGGGTAGGGAAGAAACTGGCCAGCTTTATTATTCTTGCCTGCTCTACTCTTCAAGTGACCATTTGCCTTGTGTGGCTGGTGACCTCTCCCCCATTTCCTGATACTGACATTCAttcattgccagaagaaataatcCTGTGGTGCAATGCATCAtcattccaaatattttattcTGAACTGAGCTTCACGGGCTTGATAGCCTTTATCAGCTTCACTGTGGCTTTTTTTGCCCGGAAGCTGCCGGACGATTTCAATGAATCCACACTGATCACATTCAGCATAGGGGTATTGTGTATCATTTGGATGTGTTTTGTTCCAGTCTATTTGACTGCCAAAGGAAAGCACATAGTAGAGTTCGAAGTGTTCTTTTTCATAGCCTCTAATGCTGGGTTACTGGGTTGCTTCTTTTTCCCCAAATGCTATATAATTTTGTTGAAGCCTGAGTTAAACAGCAGGGAACAATTAAGAAGGAGAATAAAACACTAG